The Calditrichota bacterium DNA segment AGTTTATTTGGTTTCCTGGTCACACCCTTATCCTGCGATCATTCCCAGAGATAGCGTGGATCATTCAAGTAAAACGGAAGAATTGTTAGAGGGGACCAACGTAAACCTTAAATACGTCACTAATTTTAACAACCCTCTCACATGGTATAAAACGTATAAACTGATTAAAAAGATAAATCCCGACGTTGCAGTTTTCCAGTGGGCAATATCAGTCCAGGGTATTCCGATTGGGTATATTGTCAATAAGTTAAAGAAAAAAACAAATACTGAAATTATTTTTGATTTGCATTTTGTGAAGCAAAAAGAAGAAAGTTTATTAGACAAGCTCTTGACTAAAAAGGCCCTAAAAAACGCTGATTCGTACATCACTCATGATTACAAAACGGCTGAAGAATTAAAAGAAGTTTTTCCTGAATATAAGTTTGAGTTAAATGAGAATGGGGAAAGAGCAAAAGGAGACACAAAGACCATAATAAAATTGTTTCATCCTTTGTATGATACATTCAAACTTGACCCCAATTTTGATATTGAAAAGCATAAAAAAGAGCTCAATTTGCGGAAACATGTCTTTTTATTTTTTGGTTTTATCCGCAAATATAAAGGGCTACATGATGCGATTAGGGCATTTGCCAAAGTCGTGCAAAAAAGGGATGATGCCTCTCTTTTGATTGTCGGGCAGTCTTTTTGGAATAAACAAAACACAACCGGACGTATTGCGAAAATTAAAAAGTTTGCTTTCAATGTCGTTCGGTCTCTATTTTTGAAAAAAATGGATGTTGAACAGGACTATCGGCCCCTGGAGCTCATAGATGAATTAGGGATTTCTGATTATGTCACTGTTGTAAATGATTTTGTTCCCAACGAGGATGTGCATAAAT contains these protein-coding regions:
- a CDS encoding glycosyltransferase encodes the protein MESKKKVVVFGSGPKFIGFGLYNTSLAKALDKFPDTEVYLVSWSHPYPAIIPRDSVDHSSKTEELLEGTNVNLKYVTNFNNPLTWYKTYKLIKKINPDVAVFQWAISVQGIPIGYIVNKLKKKTNTEIIFDLHFVKQKEESLLDKLLTKKALKNADSYITHDYKTAEELKEVFPEYKFELNENGERAKGDTKTIIKLFHPLYDTFKLDPNFDIEKHKKELNLRKHVFLFFGFIRKYKGLHDAIRAFAKVVQKRDDASLLIVGQSFWNKQNTTGRIAKIKKFAFNVVRSLFLKKMDVEQDYRPLELIDELGISDYVTVVNDFVPNEDVHKYFQVSDCIVLYYLKATASGPEHIAYNFNVPALATKVGHFPETIRHGYNGYLADPNDVDSMAQQMINFIEKPIPPEHVTEICKELSWENYAGKILKGIQ